From one Culex quinquefasciatus strain JHB chromosome 3, VPISU_Cqui_1.0_pri_paternal, whole genome shotgun sequence genomic stretch:
- the LOC6039802 gene encoding coiled-coil domain-containing protein 149, translating into MISHEVKYYVDSGKKSGKAKESGEMALKTGSFDFEEHMEKYDLENSAIHRKLQSKVEALQIMRNELEKYRSERDQFKLMAETLQMRYSAIKSSLNSTELQAAGFGHGSAVSLIVNQTRERNLSLTTEVEALRQRVHELEGDIKVLRTKNSDLKANCRKLKSSEQVKLNANGDILWQEEKSKLIAQMEGIKKKNAQLQYDFRSLLDEKEEVVMERDAYKCKAHRLNHELSIVLKGDKSQRAILDVDGLILENKHQLEKIANLENELALAKQSAAKYKTMLDTKRKKGIIKLGNNNNQMIMSHTQVKELLQRGTVEELPLKAATISELKSRCLALLDNVNDKSLALSHQKRTNKLLAAKISELEQRIQVLTGSNGAALSCLSPSQILLNGYSSATVDLDLSEEIKKLKASSQSEMSDSGGGRARLAARTNGVGHCLEGTSSNTSQGLPTELLSSESNKSLPSCSELGDPDFGNESSSDFTSNVEETGGILLEPYINADRNLRTDGESTLPELPPEIAELVRQLSKSIDDGGDGAN; encoded by the exons ATGATATCACACGAAGTTAAGTATTATGTAGATAGCGGGAAAAAATCTGGAAAGGCTAAAGAAAGCGGTGAAATGGCACTGAAAACGGGTAGTTTCGATTTTGAGGAGCATATGGAAAAATACGATTTAGAG AACTCTGCCATCCATCGGAAGCTGCAGAGCAAAGTGGAAGCGCTGCAAATCATGCGAAACGAGCTCGAAAAGTATCGCTCCGAGCGGGATCAGTTCAAGCTGATGGCGGAAACTCTTCAGATGCGATACTCGGCCATCAAGAGCAGTCTCAACTCAACCGAACTGCAAGCCGCGGGATTCGGTCACGGGTCCGCCGTCAGTCTAATCGTCAACCAAACCCGCGAACGGAACCTATCCCTCACGACCGAGGTGGAGGCACTCCGGCAGCGGGTTCACGAGCTCGAAGGTGACATCAAAGTGCTGCGGACGAAAAACTCCGACCTGAAAGCCAACTGCCGCAAACTCAAATCATCCGAGCAGGTCAAGCTCAACGCCAACGGAGACATCCTGTGGCAGGAGGAAAAGTCCAAACTGATCGCGCAGATGGAAGGCATCAAGAAGAAGAACGCCCAACTGCAGTACGACTTCCGGTCCCTGCTGGATGAGAAGGAAGAGGTCGTCATGGAACGGGATGCGTACAAGTGCAAAGCCCACCGGCTAAACCACGAGCTGAGCATTGTACTGAAAGGGGACAAGTCCCAGCGGGCGATACTCGACGTTGATGGGCTGATTTTGGAGAACAAACATCAGCTGGAAAAGATCGCGAATCTGGAGAACGAGCTGGCGCTGGCGAAACAGTCTGCTGCAAAGTATAAG ACCATGCTGGACACCAAACGCAAGAAAGGAATAATTAAGCTTGGAAATAACAACAACCAGATGATCATGTCGCACACGCAAG TAAAAGAACTTTTGCAGCGCGGCACCGTCGAAGAATTGCCACTGAAGGCGGCCACCATATCGGAGCTCAAATCTCGCTGCCTGGCTCTGCTGGACAATGTCAACGACAAAAGTCTCGCGCTATCCCACCAGAAACGAACCAACAA GCTATTGGCTGCGAAAATTTCCGAACTGGAGCAGCGAATTCAGGTTCTAACTGGTTCTAATGGGGCGGCCCTGTCATGCCTGTCGCCTTCGCAGATCTTACTAAATGGCTATTCCTCGGCTACCGTTGACCTAGATCTTAGCGAGGAAATTAAGAAACTCAAGGCCTCGAGTCAGTCCGAGATGTCCGACAGTGGTGGAGGACGAGCAAGATTGGCAGCCAGAACCAACGGAGTAGGTCACTGCCTTGAGGGTACCAGTTCCAACACATCGCAGGGCCTTCCAACGGAGCTTCTCTCGTCCGAGTCGAACAAAAGTCTACCGAGCTGCTCCGAACTTGGTGACCCTGACTTTGGCAATGAGTCTTCTTCCGACTTTACGTCCAATGTCGAGGAGACCGGTGGCATTCTGCTGGAGCCGTACATTAACGCCGACCGGAATCTGAGGACCGACGGCGAGTCGACGCTTCCCGAACTGCCGCCCGAAATTGCTGAGCTGGTCCGGCAATTGTCCAAGAGCATCGATGACGGCGGCGATGGTGCTAATTGA